A genomic stretch from Salarias fasciatus chromosome 10, fSalaFa1.1, whole genome shotgun sequence includes:
- the acsl6 gene encoding long-chain-fatty-acid--CoA ligase 6 isoform X1 gives MLAFVLVSGSLWIILELSSTLMEKMQAQEMMSGLRIPEINDLGQLFRSLPTSTLVGIGALTAVLAYWLATRPRPIKPPCSLQHQSEEVPHEDGGRRSMMGDPSKLLAHYHDDARTMYEVFQRGLHISGDGPCLGSRLPNQPYKWMSYKEVTARAEHLGSGLLHQGCQPNPNQFIGVFAQNRPEWIISELACYTYSMVVVPLYDTLGPDAIRFIINTADISTVICDKAEKAQVLLENVERKETPGLRRILLMDAFDQALVEHGKGCGVHVQALQEVEALGRENYRKPIPPAPDDLSIVCFTSGTTGNPKGVMLTHGNVVADFSGFLKVTDKVIFPNQDDCLISFLPLAHMFERLIESVVYCHGGRIGFYQGDIRLLSDDMKALRPTIFPVVPRLLNRMYDKIFSQANTPLKRWLLNFAAKRKGAEVSNGIIRSDSIWDKIFFSKIQASLGGRLRMIITGAAPTSPSVLGFLRAALGCQVYEAYGQTECTAGCTFTTPGDWTPGHVGAPLPCNLIKLVDVPEKNYFASKGEGEVCVKGPNVFKGYLKDPERSAETLDPDGWLHTGDIGKWLPNGTLKIIDRKKHIFKLAQGEYISPEKIENIYIRSEPVAQLYVHGDSLQSCLVGIVVPDPEVMPEWAKKKGILGTYKDLCKNTVLKKAILDDLVRLGKASGLHSFEQVKNIYIHNEMFSIQNGLLTPTLKAKRPELKEVFKGKIEELYSSISM, from the exons AGCTCAGTTCCACCCTGATGGAGAAGATGCAGGCCCAGGAGATGATGAGTGGCCTGAGGATACCGGAGATCAACGATCTTGGACAGCTGTTCCGCTCGCTGCCGACCTCCACGCTGGTGGGCATCGGCGCCCTGACCGCCGTGCTGGCCTACTGGCTGGCCACCAGACCCCGCCCCATCAAGCccccctgcagcctgcagcaccAGTCGGAGGAGGTGCCG CATGAAGACGGAGGCCGCAGGTCCATGATGGGAGACCCGTCCAAGCTGCTGGCGCATTACCATGACGACGCCAGGACCATGTACGAGGTCTTTCAGAGAGGCCTCCATATATCCG GTGACGGGCCTTGTCTCGGCTCCCGGCTCCCAAACCAGCCTTACAAATGGATGTCCTACAAAGAG GTCACGGCCCGGGCAGAGCACCTGGGTTCGGGGCTTCTGCACCAGGGCTGCCAGCCCAACCCCAACCAGTTCATCGGCGTTTTCGCTCAGAACAGACCTGAG TGGATCATCTCAGAGCTCGCCTGCTACACCTACTCCatggtggtggttcccctttacGACACACTAGGTCCAGACGCGATCCGGTTCATCATTAACACTG CGGACATCTCCACAGTCATCTGCGACAAGGCAGAGAAAGCTCAGGTGCTGTTGGAAAACGTGGAGCGGAAGGAAACACCGGGCCTGAGGAGAATCCTCCTGATGGATGCCTTCGACCAGGCCCTGGTGGAGCACGGGAAAGGCTGTGGTGTCCACGTGCAGGCCTTGCAAGAAGTGGAG GCTCTAGGCAGAGAGAACTACAGAAAACCAATA cCACCAGCACCAGACGACCTGTCTATTGTGTGTTTCACCAGTGGAACCACAG GAAACCCGAAAGGGGTCATGTTAACCCATGGGAACGTGGTGGCTGATTTCTCCGGCTTCCTCAAAGTAACAGAC AAAGTAATTTTCCCCAACCAAGACGATTGCCTCATCTCCTTCCTCCCATTGGCTCACATGTTTGAGAGGCTCATTGAG TCTGTGGTGTACTGCCATGGGGGCCGGATCGGCTTCTATCAGGGAGACATCCGTCTCCTGTCAGACGACATGAAGGCTCTACGGCCGACCATTTTCCCCGTGGTGCCTCGACTACTCAACCGCATGTACGACAAG ATTTTCAGCCAGGCAAACACTCCGCTGAAGCGTTGGCTGCTCAACTTTGCTGCCAAGAGAAAAGGTGCGGAAGTGAGCAACGGCATCATTCGCAGCGACAGCATCTGGGACAAGATCTTCTTCAGTAAGATCCAG GCCAGCCTGGGAGGAAGGCTGAGGATGATAATAACAGGAGCAGCTCCTACCTCACCCAGTGTCCTGGGATTCCTCAGAGCAGCCCTGGGATgtcag gtgtacGAGGCGTATGGCCAGACAGAGTGCACAGCTGGCTGCACCTTCACCACACCGGGAGACTGGACTCCAG GTCATGTGGGGGCCCCGCTGCCATGTAACCTCATCAAACTGGTGGACGTTCCTGAGAAGAATTACTTTGCCTCAAAGGGAGAGGGCGAG GTTTGTGTCAAGGGACCAAACGTGTTTAAGGGTTACCTTAAAGACCCAGAGAGGTCGGCCGAGACCCTGGATCCAGACGGCTGGCTCCACACCGGAGACATCGGAAAATGGTTGCCT AATGGCACGCTGAAGATTATTGACAGGAAAAAGCACATCTTCAAACTAGCGCAGGGTGAGTACATCTCTCCCGAGAAGATCGAGAACATCTACATCAGGAGCGAGCCTGTGGCACAGCTTTACGTTCACGGAGACAGTCTGCAG TCCTGTTTGGTCGGTATTGTGGTTCCCGACCCTGAAGTCATGCCTGAGTGGGCCAAGAAGAAAGGCATACTGGGCACGTACAAGGACCTATGTAAAAACACG GTTTTGAAGAAGGCAATCCTTGATGATCTGGTGCGTCTGGGCAAAGCGAGCGGCCTCCACTCTTTTGAGCAG GTGAAAAACATCTACATCCACAATGAAATGTTCTCCATTCAAAACGGCCTCCTGACTCCGACACTAAAGGCCAAGAGGCCGGAGCTGAAGGAGGTCTTCAAGGGGAAGATCGAGGAGCTGTACAGCAGTATCTCCATGTGA
- the acsl6 gene encoding long-chain-fatty-acid--CoA ligase 6 isoform X2, with amino-acid sequence MEKMQAQEMMSGLRIPEINDLGQLFRSLPTSTLVGIGALTAVLAYWLATRPRPIKPPCSLQHQSEEVPHEDGGRRSMMGDPSKLLAHYHDDARTMYEVFQRGLHISGDGPCLGSRLPNQPYKWMSYKEVTARAEHLGSGLLHQGCQPNPNQFIGVFAQNRPEWIISELACYTYSMVVVPLYDTLGPDAIRFIINTADISTVICDKAEKAQVLLENVERKETPGLRRILLMDAFDQALVEHGKGCGVHVQALQEVEALGRENYRKPIPPAPDDLSIVCFTSGTTGNPKGVMLTHGNVVADFSGFLKVTDKVIFPNQDDCLISFLPLAHMFERLIESVVYCHGGRIGFYQGDIRLLSDDMKALRPTIFPVVPRLLNRMYDKIFSQANTPLKRWLLNFAAKRKGAEVSNGIIRSDSIWDKIFFSKIQASLGGRLRMIITGAAPTSPSVLGFLRAALGCQVYEAYGQTECTAGCTFTTPGDWTPGHVGAPLPCNLIKLVDVPEKNYFASKGEGEVCVKGPNVFKGYLKDPERSAETLDPDGWLHTGDIGKWLPNGTLKIIDRKKHIFKLAQGEYISPEKIENIYIRSEPVAQLYVHGDSLQSCLVGIVVPDPEVMPEWAKKKGILGTYKDLCKNTVLKKAILDDLVRLGKASGLHSFEQVKNIYIHNEMFSIQNGLLTPTLKAKRPELKEVFKGKIEELYSSISM; translated from the exons ATGGAGAAGATGCAGGCCCAGGAGATGATGAGTGGCCTGAGGATACCGGAGATCAACGATCTTGGACAGCTGTTCCGCTCGCTGCCGACCTCCACGCTGGTGGGCATCGGCGCCCTGACCGCCGTGCTGGCCTACTGGCTGGCCACCAGACCCCGCCCCATCAAGCccccctgcagcctgcagcaccAGTCGGAGGAGGTGCCG CATGAAGACGGAGGCCGCAGGTCCATGATGGGAGACCCGTCCAAGCTGCTGGCGCATTACCATGACGACGCCAGGACCATGTACGAGGTCTTTCAGAGAGGCCTCCATATATCCG GTGACGGGCCTTGTCTCGGCTCCCGGCTCCCAAACCAGCCTTACAAATGGATGTCCTACAAAGAG GTCACGGCCCGGGCAGAGCACCTGGGTTCGGGGCTTCTGCACCAGGGCTGCCAGCCCAACCCCAACCAGTTCATCGGCGTTTTCGCTCAGAACAGACCTGAG TGGATCATCTCAGAGCTCGCCTGCTACACCTACTCCatggtggtggttcccctttacGACACACTAGGTCCAGACGCGATCCGGTTCATCATTAACACTG CGGACATCTCCACAGTCATCTGCGACAAGGCAGAGAAAGCTCAGGTGCTGTTGGAAAACGTGGAGCGGAAGGAAACACCGGGCCTGAGGAGAATCCTCCTGATGGATGCCTTCGACCAGGCCCTGGTGGAGCACGGGAAAGGCTGTGGTGTCCACGTGCAGGCCTTGCAAGAAGTGGAG GCTCTAGGCAGAGAGAACTACAGAAAACCAATA cCACCAGCACCAGACGACCTGTCTATTGTGTGTTTCACCAGTGGAACCACAG GAAACCCGAAAGGGGTCATGTTAACCCATGGGAACGTGGTGGCTGATTTCTCCGGCTTCCTCAAAGTAACAGAC AAAGTAATTTTCCCCAACCAAGACGATTGCCTCATCTCCTTCCTCCCATTGGCTCACATGTTTGAGAGGCTCATTGAG TCTGTGGTGTACTGCCATGGGGGCCGGATCGGCTTCTATCAGGGAGACATCCGTCTCCTGTCAGACGACATGAAGGCTCTACGGCCGACCATTTTCCCCGTGGTGCCTCGACTACTCAACCGCATGTACGACAAG ATTTTCAGCCAGGCAAACACTCCGCTGAAGCGTTGGCTGCTCAACTTTGCTGCCAAGAGAAAAGGTGCGGAAGTGAGCAACGGCATCATTCGCAGCGACAGCATCTGGGACAAGATCTTCTTCAGTAAGATCCAG GCCAGCCTGGGAGGAAGGCTGAGGATGATAATAACAGGAGCAGCTCCTACCTCACCCAGTGTCCTGGGATTCCTCAGAGCAGCCCTGGGATgtcag gtgtacGAGGCGTATGGCCAGACAGAGTGCACAGCTGGCTGCACCTTCACCACACCGGGAGACTGGACTCCAG GTCATGTGGGGGCCCCGCTGCCATGTAACCTCATCAAACTGGTGGACGTTCCTGAGAAGAATTACTTTGCCTCAAAGGGAGAGGGCGAG GTTTGTGTCAAGGGACCAAACGTGTTTAAGGGTTACCTTAAAGACCCAGAGAGGTCGGCCGAGACCCTGGATCCAGACGGCTGGCTCCACACCGGAGACATCGGAAAATGGTTGCCT AATGGCACGCTGAAGATTATTGACAGGAAAAAGCACATCTTCAAACTAGCGCAGGGTGAGTACATCTCTCCCGAGAAGATCGAGAACATCTACATCAGGAGCGAGCCTGTGGCACAGCTTTACGTTCACGGAGACAGTCTGCAG TCCTGTTTGGTCGGTATTGTGGTTCCCGACCCTGAAGTCATGCCTGAGTGGGCCAAGAAGAAAGGCATACTGGGCACGTACAAGGACCTATGTAAAAACACG GTTTTGAAGAAGGCAATCCTTGATGATCTGGTGCGTCTGGGCAAAGCGAGCGGCCTCCACTCTTTTGAGCAG GTGAAAAACATCTACATCCACAATGAAATGTTCTCCATTCAAAACGGCCTCCTGACTCCGACACTAAAGGCCAAGAGGCCGGAGCTGAAGGAGGTCTTCAAGGGGAAGATCGAGGAGCTGTACAGCAGTATCTCCATGTGA